From a region of the Pelorhabdus rhamnosifermentans genome:
- a CDS encoding homocysteine synthase, with translation MSEKKLSFETLQVHAGQVPDPTTGSRAVPIYQTTSYVFNDAEHAANLFQLKESGNVYTRIMNPTTDVLEKRVAELEGGVGALATASGLSAILYAILNVANAGDEIVAASTLYGGTYELFTVTLQKIGIHVVLVNPDDPENFRKAITEKTKAVYAETIGNPRINVLDIEAVANIAHENKIPFIIDNTFGTPYLVRPIEYGADIVVHSATKFIGGHGSTLGGIIVDSGNFDWIASGKFPDFTTPDKSYGGLRYAQDLGKPAYILKARVQLLRNMGATLSPFNAFLLIQGLETLSLRIERHVENTRKIAEFLNNHPKVSWVNYPELAGNPYHDLAKKYLSKGAGSIFTFGIKGGLEAGKKFINSVELFSLLANVGDAKSLVIHPSSTTHAELDAEAQKAAGITPDLIRLSIGIEGVDDLIADLDQALAKA, from the coding sequence ATGAGTGAAAAAAAATTAAGTTTTGAAACATTACAAGTTCATGCCGGTCAGGTACCTGATCCAACAACAGGATCAAGAGCTGTTCCGATTTATCAGACAACATCTTATGTATTTAATGATGCTGAGCACGCTGCAAATCTCTTTCAGTTAAAAGAGAGTGGCAACGTTTATACACGCATTATGAACCCAACGACGGATGTGTTAGAAAAAAGAGTGGCCGAATTAGAGGGCGGCGTCGGTGCACTTGCCACAGCTTCTGGCTTATCTGCTATTTTGTATGCCATTTTGAATGTTGCCAATGCTGGTGATGAAATTGTTGCAGCAAGTACGTTATATGGCGGCACTTATGAATTGTTTACCGTAACCTTACAGAAAATCGGCATTCATGTTGTGCTAGTGAATCCTGATGATCCTGAAAACTTTAGAAAGGCCATTACGGAGAAAACTAAGGCCGTTTATGCCGAAACGATTGGCAATCCGCGTATCAATGTGCTTGATATTGAGGCTGTTGCGAACATTGCCCATGAAAATAAAATTCCTTTTATTATTGATAATACTTTTGGCACGCCCTACCTTGTAAGACCGATTGAATATGGTGCCGATATTGTTGTTCATTCGGCAACGAAATTTATTGGTGGACATGGTTCTACTTTAGGTGGCATTATTGTTGATTCAGGCAATTTTGATTGGATTGCAAGCGGAAAATTTCCTGATTTTACAACGCCAGATAAGAGTTACGGCGGACTAAGGTATGCACAGGATTTAGGTAAGCCCGCCTATATCTTAAAAGCCCGAGTTCAACTGCTCCGTAACATGGGGGCTACGCTGAGTCCGTTTAATGCATTTTTATTGATTCAAGGACTGGAAACGCTTTCTTTACGAATTGAAAGACATGTGGAGAATACACGGAAAATAGCTGAATTCTTAAATAATCATCCAAAGGTTTCTTGGGTGAATTATCCGGAATTAGCAGGCAATCCTTATCATGATCTGGCGAAAAAGTATTTGTCGAAAGGCGCTGGTTCGATCTTTACCTTTGGTATCAAAGGCGGTTTGGAAGCAGGAAAGAAATTTATTAATAGTGTAGAACTCTTTTCTTTACTTGCCAATGTTGGGGATGCAAAATCGCTTGTCATTCATCCGTCAAGCACAACGCATGCAGAGCTCGATGCAGAGGCACAAAAAGCAGCGGGTATTACGCCGGATCTGATTCGGCTGTCTATCGGCATTGAAGGTGTCGATGATTTAATTGCTGATTTAGACCAAGCTCTTGCAAAAGCATAA
- a CDS encoding methyl-accepting chemotaxis protein, with protein MNMKVHSFQTKLLLVLLPFFILSFVILSGSSYYLSKNSLMKSANELGVATGTDYANQTLADMNEKIAQLEDLASIQRIRNGNDPNQITQAMAETRARLHDFDTIFFITPDGSGFRSDGSKGQYQDREYFQQVLKTKKSTVSDPLISRTTGKISVILAVPVTYNNQVTGVLAATYSLEKLSDTLKQLTFKDTGYGFIVDSSGLLLAHPQLPETVGKLNFMEKKLNSELKLKDTELDDRLMTLFKSTVSTGKSQVGKYQFQNVDMITTFTPIALPGDKHWFIGVSAPETEVMQEMTTLTRTMLTISFLFILLAVFFVIMMSKRFTKPLILIRDECLLLTQGDLRERQVTVQSEDEIGQLAKGFRDMRTHIRGLVKSVQSQAEQVAASSEELTASAQQSADAANQVAGSITEIAAGTDKQAAAANNISSVAEELSVSTEQIATTTRDVANIAQNTSHEAAQGRQAVEQALAQMQQIGQGSKAVQTAIAELAKGSREISEIVTLISTIAGQTNLLALNAAIEAARAGEQGRGFAVVAEEVRKLAEESNEAAQQIGELIKRNQVNMDQAIAATELGTNNVQTGVHVVNLAGETFNKIVSSIIQLSSQIQGISESITQMAVGSHHLVESIHEIDTIGKQASVEAQTVSAATEEQSASMQEIASSSHSLAQLASNLQEAVAKFKS; from the coding sequence ATGAATATGAAAGTACATAGTTTTCAAACAAAGCTGTTACTTGTTTTGTTGCCATTTTTCATTCTATCTTTTGTTATATTATCTGGGAGCAGTTATTATCTTTCTAAAAATTCTCTTATGAAAAGTGCCAATGAGCTAGGCGTGGCTACTGGAACGGATTATGCAAACCAAACGCTGGCCGATATGAATGAAAAGATTGCACAGCTTGAGGACTTGGCGAGTATCCAACGTATCCGAAATGGGAATGATCCGAACCAAATTACACAAGCCATGGCAGAAACCCGGGCAAGGCTGCACGATTTTGATACGATCTTTTTTATCACCCCGGACGGTTCAGGATTTCGCAGTGATGGCAGTAAAGGTCAGTATCAAGATCGCGAGTATTTCCAGCAAGTACTCAAAACAAAAAAATCAACTGTTTCGGATCCTTTGATTTCGCGGACGACAGGAAAAATATCGGTTATTTTGGCTGTGCCTGTTACTTATAATAATCAAGTTACAGGCGTACTTGCTGCAACCTATTCGTTGGAAAAATTATCAGATACACTTAAACAGCTGACATTTAAAGATACGGGTTATGGTTTTATTGTTGATTCCTCAGGATTGCTATTAGCTCACCCTCAATTGCCTGAAACGGTAGGAAAATTGAATTTTATGGAGAAAAAACTGAATTCTGAGTTGAAACTTAAAGATACCGAACTTGACGACCGGCTGATGACTTTGTTCAAATCAACAGTATCTACAGGTAAATCACAGGTGGGAAAATATCAGTTTCAAAACGTCGATATGATTACTACTTTTACACCGATTGCTCTTCCTGGTGATAAACATTGGTTTATTGGTGTTAGCGCACCTGAGACAGAAGTAATGCAGGAAATGACGACATTAACACGGACTATGCTTACTATTTCTTTCTTATTTATTCTTCTCGCCGTTTTCTTTGTCATTATGATGAGCAAGCGTTTTACCAAACCACTGATTCTGATTCGCGACGAATGTCTGCTTTTAACGCAAGGCGATCTTCGTGAACGACAAGTGACAGTACAGTCTGAAGATGAAATTGGTCAGTTAGCCAAGGGATTTCGTGATATGCGTACCCATATTCGTGGCCTTGTGAAAAGTGTCCAATCGCAAGCTGAACAAGTGGCTGCATCAAGTGAGGAACTGACAGCAAGTGCGCAGCAATCAGCCGATGCTGCTAACCAAGTGGCGGGTTCCATTACGGAAATCGCCGCTGGCACGGACAAGCAGGCAGCGGCGGCAAACAATATTTCTTCTGTAGCTGAAGAATTGTCGGTAAGTACGGAGCAGATTGCAACAACAACGCGAGATGTGGCGAATATTGCCCAAAATACATCCCACGAAGCAGCCCAAGGTCGTCAGGCTGTAGAGCAAGCTTTGGCGCAAATGCAACAAATTGGTCAAGGGTCAAAAGCCGTACAAACAGCCATTGCCGAACTGGCAAAAGGTTCACGGGAGATTAGTGAAATCGTTACGCTCATATCTACAATTGCCGGACAGACTAATCTTTTGGCATTAAATGCTGCAATTGAAGCGGCGCGGGCGGGAGAACAGGGACGCGGATTTGCTGTTGTTGCGGAAGAAGTGCGAAAGTTAGCTGAAGAATCCAATGAAGCTGCGCAGCAGATTGGCGAACTCATTAAGCGGAATCAGGTCAATATGGATCAGGCCATTGCTGCAACAGAATTGGGAACAAACAATGTTCAAACAGGGGTGCATGTTGTCAATTTGGCTGGTGAGACATTTAATAAAATTGTGAGCTCTATTATTCAGCTTTCCAGTCAAATCCAGGGGATTTCCGAGTCCATTACTCAGATGGCTGTAGGCAGTCATCATTTAGTTGAATCTATTCATGAAATTGATACTATTGGTAAGCAAGCTTCTGTCGAAGCGCAGACCGTTTCAGCTGCAACAGAAGAACAATCAGCATCCATGCAGGAAATCGCATCCTCAAGTCACAGCTTAGCGCAACTGGCTAGTAATTTGCAAGAAGCCGTAGCGAAATTTAAGTCTTAG